GCGCCTTGACGTGTTTATTCTCTGCGGCTTTTTTCAACCAAAAAAATGATTTTTCGTGGTCCTTAGCAATGCCGCGCCCTGAACGCAGCAAATTGCCCAACTGATATTGCGCTTCGACGTTGCCGCCCCGTGCCAAGGGATAAAGCAATTTAACCGCCTTATCATAATCTCGCAGCCGAACCGCCGCTTTGACCTCATCCAAGGCCTCATCCGCCGCCATGCTCTGGCTAACAAAACCAGAACTCAGCAACAGAATAAAACTCAAAAGTAACGTATTAAGCCGTACCATGTTTGGTCTCCACCGTAATACCAATCTCTTTCAAAAAGGGGGTGGGTAAAATACCACCGGCATTCACAATCACCGCATCATTGGGCAATTTGATCACCTCACCCTGCTGATCAATCTGAATATCTTCTTTACCAATTTGTTTCACTGTTGAGTTCATCAACACCCTCAAACTGCCATTTTCTGCGGCGGCGGCCACCTTAAGACGGTTTTTCTCCTTGGCGCGACTGAAACCGCCACTTCGATAAGAGATCGTCACATCGGTACCCTCTTCCTCAGAGATGCTCACCGCCGCTTCCAGCGCACTGTCACCGCCGCCCACAATCACCACACTTTGACCTTTGTACTGCTCGGGATCCATGAGGCGATAAACCACCTTCGGCTGCTCTTCGCCCTCCACCCCCAGCTTGCGCGGTGTGCCCCTTCGACCGATGGCCAACAGTACGGTTTTGGTTTGATACGTGCCTTTGGAGGTTTTCACCTCATAGCCTTTATCCGTTTTGCTGATGCCATCGACCTTTTCGTGGTAACTGATCTGCATCCCTTGCTCTTTTTCAACCTTCTGCCAGAACGCCAACAGCGCCTCTTTACTGGTTTCGGTAAATTTTACCGACCCCACAATGGGCAACTTCACCGGAGCGGTCATGACCAACTTGCCACGAGGGAATTGAAACACCGTGCCACCCAACGAATCTTGATCGATGGTTTTGTGCCGCAAGCCTTTTTCCATTGCACCCAGAGTGGCAGAAAAACCTGCCGGTCCTGCGCCAACAATAACCACATCATAAACATCAGGGTCTTTGTTTTTCTTACCCACACCGGAAAAACCAGCAATCGACTCCATCGCTTGGCGTCCCTGCTCCACCGCATTTCGGATCAGCCCCATGCCACCCAGCTCACCGGCAATAAAAATGCCTTTCATATTGGTCTGGAAGTCGGAAGCCACCAACGGGATATCCAGTCCGCGCTTTTCAGTACCAAACACCAACTCAATCGCATCCATCGGACAGGAACGTTTACAGGCACCGTGGCCAATGCAAT
The sequence above is a segment of the Gammaproteobacteria bacterium genome. Coding sequences within it:
- a CDS encoding NAD(P)-binding domain-containing protein, whose amino-acid sequence is MESTNSLAMLVYSLPLLFIWVVYLGMRHFKKRKTVRVRDEAREAGMTEPASLHPLINPNICIGCGSCVDACPEQPLHHVLGLISGKAHLVSPTDCIGHGACKRSCPMDAIELVFGTEKRGLDIPLVASDFQTNMKGIFIAGELGGMGLIRNAVEQGRQAMESIAGFSGVGKKNKDPDVYDVVIVGAGPAGFSATLGAMEKGLRHKTIDQDSLGGTVFQFPRGKLVMTAPVKLPIVGSVKFTETSKEALLAFWQKVEKEQGMQISYHEKVDGISKTDKGYEVKTSKGTYQTKTVLLAIGRRGTPRKLGVEGEEQPKVVYRLMDPEQYKGQSVVIVGGGDSALEAAVSISEEEGTDVTISYRSGGFSRAKEKNRLKVAAAAENGSLRVLMNSTVKQIGKEDIQIDQQGEVIKLPNDAVIVNAGGILPTPFLKEIGITVETKHGTA